Proteins from a single region of Weeksella virosa DSM 16922:
- a CDS encoding WG repeat-containing protein — MKKIIFLYLILFFFPFTKGNAQCKLEKFTLVRTDNIVSENYMLIAENGITKKLNPNKYIVSLTFHENAYFAIFSIKGKKGWSAIDFNENILFEVYNTIPNEPWPDYLIEDRIRIVGKNNKIGFANECGKIIIKPKFDFATSFNNGYAIVGKKCSESSIKCNQYGYIDKNGKIIKISNYTFDQIQKEINWKDINL, encoded by the coding sequence ATGAAAAAGATAATATTTCTTTACCTTATTTTATTTTTCTTCCCTTTTACAAAAGGAAATGCTCAATGTAAATTAGAAAAGTTTACTTTGGTACGTACAGATAATATTGTCTCGGAAAACTATATGTTAATAGCAGAAAATGGAATAACCAAAAAACTAAATCCTAATAAATATATAGTTAGTCTTACATTTCATGAAAATGCATATTTTGCTATTTTTTCAATAAAAGGAAAAAAAGGCTGGAGTGCTATAGATTTCAATGAAAATATTCTATTTGAAGTATATAATACTATTCCTAATGAACCTTGGCCAGATTATTTAATTGAAGATAGAATCAGAATTGTTGGTAAAAATAATAAAATAGGTTTTGCAAATGAATGTGGTAAAATTATTATAAAACCAAAATTTGATTTTGCCACAAGTTTCAATAATGGTTATGCTATTGTAGGCAAAAAATGTTCTGAATCAAGTATTAAATGTAATCAATATGGATATATTGATAAAAATGGAAAAATTATTAAAATAAGCAACTATACTTTTGACCAAATACAAAAAGAAATTAATTGGAAAGACATAAATCTGTAA
- a CDS encoding ASCH domain-containing protein has protein sequence MSKKKNLTLSIKQVYFDEILAGTKKIETREIRPKNVHRYCRVDEEGYVIEDEETGNILPVEYDTITFLTGAYKGTRPRMVVKVERADIFLLVDEETGELIILQDEKGKDYNAAIIEYSLGEIISRP, from the coding sequence ATGAGTAAGAAAAAAAATTTAACATTAAGCATTAAGCAAGTTTATTTTGATGAGATACTTGCAGGCACAAAGAAAATAGAAACAAGAGAAATTAGACCTAAAAACGTGCACAGGTATTGTCGGGTAGATGAAGAGGGTTATGTAATCGAAGATGAAGAAACGGGCAATATTCTGCCCGTTGAATATGACACAATAACATTTCTTACAGGTGCGTACAAAGGTACACGCCCGAGAATGGTGGTGAAAGTAGAAAGGGCAGATATATTTTTATTAGTAGATGAAGAAACAGGTGAATTGATCATTTTACAAGATGAAAAGGGTAAAGATTATAATGCGGCTATTATTGAATATAGCTTAGGCGAAATCATTTCTAGACCATAA
- a CDS encoding YbaB/EbfC family nucleoid-associated protein, producing MFGNLMGMMEKLNGIKEKFSDLKEELDNDLFIAKSISGNVKITMSKFATIKDIEIAEGLDKEQLEDELVLTLNRALEKVKTEAMEKARKTAAENMPNIPGLPF from the coding sequence ATGTTTGGAAATTTAATGGGTATGATGGAAAAACTAAACGGAATAAAAGAAAAGTTTAGTGATCTGAAAGAAGAATTGGATAACGATCTATTTATTGCAAAATCTATTTCTGGAAATGTGAAAATTACCATGTCGAAATTTGCTACCATCAAAGATATTGAGATTGCAGAAGGTTTGGACAAAGAACAATTGGAAGATGAATTGGTTTTGACGCTGAATCGTGCTTTGGAGAAAGTGAAAACCGAAGCGATGGAGAAAGCAAGAAAAACAGCAGCCGAAAATATGCCCAATATTCCTGGCTTACCTTTTTAA
- a CDS encoding integrase core domain-containing protein, producing MKENQVKIHYIQPGKPTQNALIEKINRSCREELLNPYI from the coding sequence ATAAAGGAAAATCAAGTAAAAATCCATTACATCCAACCTGGAAAGCCAACCCAGAACGCACTGATCGAAAAAATCAACCGAAGCTGCAGAGAAGAACTATTAAATCCTTACATCTAG
- a CDS encoding TonB-dependent receptor domain-containing protein encodes MSIKNLSWIILSFFAINVMAQDTFKVTGKVTNNSTQKPIEFASVIIENNQAGYIAEVITNANGDFLYDLPQGDYLFVIEALGYSTIEKQVRVTETLNLGNIPLAAEEVISLQAATIVAEKPIYKVELDKKVYDMANDPMSQGQSLSDALQNVPSVQVDTEGNVSLRGNENVKFLIDGKPSGMLGISNPAEALKNIPSENVERVEVITNPSSRYEASGSAGIINIILKKGSNNGFNGSITANAGTPESVGANANLNYRTNKINLFTNFGFRYSKREGESSVKTTFYNPREERIGNDEVGYDDILYSYRETQRNNDRIRRNFNFRAGFEYYLDPKNSFTFSAGYRFNNGNSLSNILYTYANDDKFSFYDQVRKQNEDEIEHNIDADFNYTHKFDNKGHEFSVNARMSYAKEDEEADLRNFRNSRQIRQEAASSYENYKSVTISADYVKPIGEKGKFELGARGNIENTTTTFRATRLIDNLWTQIPGFNAEVDNFQNVYAAYTQYGNTIGKFTYFAGVRMEYSDMTIKDETLKKTINKEYVDWFPSATLNYEFNDKNQLQLSYSRRIRRPMSFFLLPYFTYSDDQNIRKGNPDINPTYTNAIELSYITNIGKLMITPNIYYQRSTDVYRNLNYNAGQYFESLPINLGTQDRYGLDLTFTYRPFRWWNLMGSINVFGYDDKGEIDYTYTYREADGSEHNVTENFNFKGDGISSFARLSSNFKLPADFGFQLAGMYRGKTKNARQDVNANISMDASLTKDILKGRGTFTLNVRDVFDSRKRAFTSYGNDFLTESEMRWNTRMINLSFTYRLKANQPKQRDRQNNMDDNGGMRDEMMPE; translated from the coding sequence ATGAGTATCAAAAATTTATCCTGGATTATCTTGAGTTTTTTTGCGATTAATGTAATGGCTCAAGACACCTTTAAAGTAACTGGAAAAGTAACCAACAACAGTACACAAAAACCAATAGAATTTGCTTCGGTAATTATAGAAAATAATCAAGCTGGCTATATTGCCGAGGTTATTACCAACGCAAATGGAGACTTTCTATACGATTTACCCCAAGGAGATTATCTTTTTGTGATAGAAGCACTGGGCTATTCTACAATAGAAAAGCAAGTGCGTGTAACAGAAACCCTTAATCTAGGAAACATTCCGCTCGCTGCAGAAGAAGTGATTTCTCTACAAGCCGCCACTATTGTAGCAGAAAAGCCTATCTACAAAGTAGAGCTCGACAAAAAAGTATACGATATGGCCAACGACCCGATGTCACAAGGACAAAGCTTGTCTGATGCTCTACAAAACGTCCCATCGGTACAAGTAGATACAGAAGGTAATGTGTCGCTCCGAGGAAATGAAAACGTTAAATTTCTGATCGATGGTAAACCTTCGGGGATGTTAGGAATTTCTAATCCTGCCGAAGCATTGAAAAACATCCCATCAGAAAATGTAGAGAGAGTAGAAGTAATCACCAATCCTTCTTCCCGATACGAAGCTTCTGGTTCTGCTGGAATCATCAATATTATTCTGAAAAAAGGATCGAACAACGGCTTCAACGGATCCATCACAGCCAATGCCGGAACTCCAGAATCGGTAGGAGCTAATGCCAATCTTAACTATCGCACCAATAAAATTAATCTTTTTACAAATTTCGGTTTCCGATACTCGAAAAGAGAAGGTGAAAGCTCGGTGAAAACAACTTTCTACAATCCCAGAGAAGAACGAATAGGAAACGATGAAGTTGGGTATGATGACATTCTGTACAGCTACCGCGAAACGCAAAGGAATAATGACCGAATCAGAAGAAACTTTAATTTTCGTGCTGGTTTCGAGTATTATTTAGACCCAAAAAATAGCTTTACTTTCTCTGCAGGATACCGTTTCAATAACGGAAACTCCTTGAGTAACATTTTATATACCTATGCCAACGATGATAAATTTTCTTTTTATGATCAGGTAAGAAAACAAAATGAAGATGAAATCGAACACAATATCGATGCGGATTTCAACTACACGCACAAATTTGATAATAAAGGACATGAATTCTCAGTAAATGCACGTATGTCGTATGCAAAAGAAGATGAAGAAGCAGATTTACGCAACTTTAGAAATTCTCGACAAATCCGTCAAGAAGCTGCAAGTAGTTACGAAAACTATAAATCGGTAACGATATCTGCCGATTATGTGAAACCAATAGGTGAAAAAGGAAAGTTTGAATTAGGTGCTCGCGGAAACATAGAAAACACCACCACAACCTTTAGAGCTACTCGACTAATAGATAATCTGTGGACACAGATTCCTGGCTTCAATGCAGAGGTAGACAACTTCCAGAATGTGTATGCAGCCTATACGCAGTACGGAAATACTATCGGAAAATTTACCTACTTTGCAGGAGTTCGTATGGAATATTCGGATATGACAATCAAGGATGAAACTCTGAAAAAAACCATTAATAAAGAGTATGTTGATTGGTTCCCGTCAGCAACCCTAAACTATGAGTTCAACGATAAAAATCAATTACAATTAAGCTATTCTCGTAGAATTCGACGCCCGATGTCGTTCTTCTTATTACCCTACTTCACCTATAGTGATGACCAAAACATCCGAAAAGGAAATCCAGACATCAACCCAACCTATACCAATGCTATCGAATTATCGTACATTACCAATATCGGTAAATTGATGATTACACCAAATATCTATTACCAACGTTCGACCGATGTTTACCGTAATCTGAATTACAATGCCGGACAATATTTCGAGAGTTTGCCAATTAATCTAGGAACGCAAGATCGTTACGGATTAGACCTTACATTTACTTACCGCCCATTCAGATGGTGGAATCTAATGGGAAGCATCAACGTGTTTGGATATGATGATAAAGGAGAAATCGATTATACATATACCTACCGAGAAGCAGACGGTAGCGAACATAACGTAACCGAAAACTTCAATTTCAAAGGTGACGGAATAAGCTCTTTTGCAAGACTTTCATCAAACTTTAAGCTTCCGGCAGACTTCGGATTTCAATTGGCCGGAATGTACCGCGGAAAAACAAAAAATGCTCGACAAGATGTAAACGCAAATATTAGTATGGATGCATCGCTAACCAAAGATATCCTGAAAGGAAGAGGAACATTTACCCTGAATGTACGCGACGTTTTCGATTCTCGTAAACGTGCTTTTACCTCATACGGAAATGATTTCTTAACAGAATCTGAAATGCGTTGGAACACTCGAATGATTAATCTAAGCTTTACGTATCGTCTAAAAGCTAATCAACCGAAACAACGCGATCGCCAAAACAATATGGATGATAACGGTGGAATGAGAGATGAAATGATGCCAGAATAA